From the Rhizomicrobium palustre genome, the window TCTCAGAAAACGCCGGTTAAGCCCACCACATTCCGCATGCCGGATGGTCGCAGCTTCTATCTTTACGGTGACTTCGAAGGCGCGCCCGAATGGCCTTGGCTGGAAGGCTCGACGGATCGCTCTTTTTCGCATCGCCGCTGGCACGCGTTGCGCCGCGAATGGGTCGTTTATTCCGCCCATCGCCAGAGCCGCACTTATAAGCCGCCAGCGGATTTCTGCCCCTTCTGTCCGGGCGTCGCCAATGGCGAAGTTCCGCTGAAGGATTTTTCCATCGCGGTGTTCGATAACCGCTTTTCCTCGCTGCAGAAGGACGCGCCGCAGCCTGCACCGATTACCGGCCTCGAAGATTTGCCGGTGGCGAGTGCGGTCGGCAATTGCGAGGTGATCATCTATTCCTCTGATCACAAGGCCTCGATGGCCTCGCTGCCTCTCGCGCGGCGCGAGTTGTTGGTGCGCGCCTGGGGTGATCGCATCCGGTCGCTGCTCGATATTCCTGAGATGCAGGCGGTGCTGCCGTTTGAGAACCGCGGTGAAGAAGCGGGCGTGACCCTGCATCATCCCCATGGCCAGATTTATGCCTTCTCCTATCTGCCGCCGGTGATCAACGCGATGGCGCAATCCTTCAAGGAAGGCTTCGATCTTTGCGCCCTCACGGGGAAGAAAGACTATGTCGTCGCCGACGCGGAACATGCCGCGATGCTGGTGCCGCCCTTCACGCGCTTTCCCTATGAGCTTTGGGTGGTGCCCAAGCGCCGCTGCCCGTCGCCGGATAAGCTCAGCGATGCCGAAGTGCGCGATGTGGCCGAGCTTCTGGCGCGCGCCGCCAATACCTACGATGCTTTCTTCGGCCGCACCTGTCCCTATGTGATGCTGGTCTATGCAGCGCCGAAGGGTTTTGAAGACGTTTTCCCCTTCCATATCCAGTTCCAGCCGCTTTTGCGCTCGCCCACCAAGATGAAATTCGTGGCGGGTGTCGAAGTTGGCGCCGGTTCCTTCCTGGTCGATATCCTGCCCGAGACGGCAGCGCAGCATCTGCGAGAAGTTGAGGTTTAGTCATGACGAGTTTCACCGCCAGCGCACCTGCGCGCGCCAATCTGATCGGCGAGCATACCGACTACGCCCCCAATGGCGGGCATGTGCTGCCGACACCGCTGCCGTTTCACACCACCGTCACGATCGAGCCGAATGGCACGGACCGTTTCACCTTTGTCAGCGAGAAATTTCCGGGCAAGGTGGAAGAACGCGGGCTCGAAGAAGCTGCCCGTGGCGGCCACTGGACCGATTACATCTTGGGTGTGCTGCGCGTCTGCTCCACCAAGGTGAAGGTGCCGGGTCTGAAGATTTCCGTCACCTCGGATGTGCCGATTGGCTGCGGGATTTCTTCCTCGGCCGCGCTTTGCGTGGCTGTGGCCCGCGCCGTCAAGGCATTGACGGGTGCAAGCTGGGATGACGTCGAGATCGCGCTCATCGCTTATGAAGCCGAGCATGATTATGTCGGCGTGCCTTGCGGGAAGATGGACCAGTTTGCGTCGTCGGTGGGCCGCGAGGGGCAGGCGCTGCTGCTCGATACCCGCACGCTCGAGTTCCGTAACGTGGCGATGCCGGAAGGCGTCACTCTGATGCTGGTCGAATGCGGCCATCGTCACGACCTTGCCAAGGGGGACGGCCATAAGGAGCGCATCGACCGCTTCCACCAATGCGAGGAAGCTTGCGAGAAGCTTGGTGTGAAAGTTCTGGCGGAGCTTGATTACAAAGACCTGCCGCGGCTGGAGGCTTTACGCCCCATCGTGGCCCAGCGCGCCCGTCATGCCATCACCGAAAATCGCCGCGTGCTGGAAATGGTAGAAGCCATCGAAAAGGGCGATCACGCGCGTCAGGCTGAGCTTCTGGCCCAGAGCCATATCTCCCAGCGCGATGATTTCGAAGTTTCCATACCGGCGATTGATGCCCTGGTGGAATCCTCCTGGGAATTTGGTGTTCGCGCGGCACGCCTTTGTGGTGGTGGTTTCGGCGGTGCGATTATCGCTCTGGTGCCGAACGAGAAGGTGGATGCCTGGTGGGAATTTGTGTCAAAACAGAACCCGAATGCCGGCCTGATCACCACCTCGGCGCTTTCGAAGGGAAAAAATGAGCACGCAGCCTGACACGATCCTGATTTCCGGCGGCGCCGGATATATCGGAAGTCACGTTACGCACGCATTGAACGAGGCTGGTTTTACCACCGTGGTGGTAGACAGCCTCGTCAAGGGCAATCGTTTCGCGGCGGAGAAGGCCAGCCATTTCCGCCAGGGCGATATTGGCGATGCCGCCTTCATTGCGGCAGTCTGCGATGAGTTTAAACCCGCCGCCGCGCTGCATTTCGCAGCCTTCATCGAGGTGGGCGAGTCGGTCCAAAAGCCCGACATGTATTTCGAGAACAACCGTGACAAGGCGGTCGTGTTCTTCAAGACCATGGCATCCAAAGGCGTTGGCAAGGTCGTGTTTTCCTCCACCGCCGCGGTCTATGGCGAGCCGGAAATCGTGCCGATCACCGAGGATTCTCCGTGGAAGCCGATCAATCCCTACGGTCAGTCCAAGCTTGAAGCCGAGATGGCGCTGCGTGAGATCGCGGGCGTGCGCTCGGCGACCTTGCGCTATTTCAACGTGGCGGGCGGTGCGCCGGAAGCTGGGCTTGGCGAAACCCATGTGCCCGAGACCCATCTTCTGCCGCGTCTCTTGCTGCCGCTCTTGGATATGCCCGCCGAAATCCAGACCGGGCTTGGCCTCAAATCCGGGTTCAAGGTCTTCGGCACCGATTATCCCACCCGCGATGGCACGGCGGTGCGCGACTACATCCATGTGATGGACCTCGCCGATGCGCATGTCTTGGCGCTGAAATATCTTCTCGCTGGCGGCAAGACGGAGATCTTCAATCTCGGCAGCGGCGAAGGCTATTCGGTGAACGAAATCGTCGCCGCCGCGCGCAAGGTTCTCAGCCGTCCCGATTATCAGCCGGGTACGGCGCCGCGCCGCGCAGGTGATCCCGCCACGCTGGTGGCCGATTCCACCAAGGCTCGCTCCGTGCTTGGCTGGGCGCCGCATCGCGGCCTCGAAGAGATGCTGTCTTCTGCCGCCACCTGGCATCAGACGGAAACCTATATCAACACGATCAGGCAGAAGGTTAGCTAAGGGGGCTTTATGGGATTGACTCGGCGGGACGCCATCAAAGCGGGGGCGACCGCCGCGGTCGCGGCCCCTATGGTCAGCAAGAGTGGGGAGGCAGCCGAAACGAAGCCGCCCGCCGCTGCGTCCCGGCCGGATGCCAAAGTCCGCGAGACATTGCTGCTCGATTTCGACTGGCATTTCCATTTCGGTCATGCCGCCGATCCCGCGAAGGATTTCGGCTTTGGCGCCGATCTCGATACCTTTGCCAAGGCCGGAAGTGGTGTCACCTCCGCTGCGGATCCCGATCTCAAACTGGCGGATTGGAAAGCGCTGAACCTGCCGCATGACTGGGTGGTGGAACTGCCCTTCGTGCCGAGCGCCAATCCGCCGCCCGAACCTGCCGAGGATGTGCGCGCCTATCACGGCTTTAAGCCTGTGGGCCGCCAGTTTCCTGAAACCAGCATCGGTTGGTATCGCAAATCCTTCGAGCTGCCCAAATCCGATCTTGGCAAGCGCTTGGTGCTGCAATTCGACGGTGTTTTCCGCGCTGCGACCGTGATCCTCAACGGCTATGTCGTGGGCAGCAATGCCAGCGGCTATCGCTCCTTCACCCTCGACGTGACGGATTTCGCCAATTACGGCGGCAAGAACGTGCTGGTGCTGCGCGTCGATGCCAGCCTCGGCGAAGGCTGGTTCTATGAAGGGGCGGGCATCTACCGCCATGTCTGGCTGCATAAGCTGGCGCCTTTGCACATTGCCCCTTGGGGCGTTTGGGCCAAATCCAGCCTTTCGGGAAATAGCGCGGCGGTGACGCTTGCGACCGATCTCGTCAATGATGGTCCAGCGACTAAGGCGCGCATTGTTTCGACGATCACCGGTCCGGATGGGCGCGTCGTGACCACGCTTAAATCGCCGGAACTCACCCTGCATGCGGGCGAGAAGCGCACGGTCTCGCAATTTGTTTCCATGCCTCAGCCGAAGCTATGGTCGCCCGAAGACCCGGCTCTGTATCACCTGCGCACCGAGATTGAGATGAAGGGCAAGGTGATCGATGATCAGATCACCAGCTTTGGCGTCCGCTCCATCCGCTTCGATGCCGAGAAGGGCTTCTTTCTCAATGGCAAGCCGGTCAAGATCAAAGGCACCTGCAATCACCAGGATCATGCCGGCGTCGGCTCGGCCATCCCGGATTCCTTGCTCGATTGGCGCATTCAGAAGCTGAAGGAATTCGGCTCCAACGCCTATCGCTCCTCGCATAATCCGGCGACACCGGAGCTGCTTGATGCCTGTGATCGTCTCGGCATGCTGGTGATGGCCGAAACCCGGCGCATGTCGTCGGATGAGGAAAGCCTCGCCGATCTCGCTGCCATGATCCGGCGCGATCGCAATCACCCTTCGATCATCATGTGGTCTATCGGCAATGAAGAGCCGCAGCAGACCACCGAGCGCGGCGCCCGCATCGCCTTCACGATGAAAGAGGTTTGCAACGCGCTCGATCCGACGCGCCCCATCACGGCGGCGATGAATGGCGTTGCCTCCTGGGGCAAAGGCATTTGCGCGGCGCTGGATGTCATGGGCGCCAATTACCACATCGAAAATCTGCCCGAGTTTCATCAGCGCATGCCGCAAAAGCCGCTGATCGGCTCGGAGACGGCTTCGACGGTGTCGACCCGTGGCGTTTATGTCCGCGATCCCAAGAGCGGCTATTGCGTGGCCTACGACACGGAGTTTCCCTCCTGGGCCTCATCTGCCGAGACCTGGATGCGCGCGGCGATGACGCACAGCTATATCTCCGGCGGCTTTGTCTGGACCGGCTTTGATTATCGCGGCGAGCCCACACCCTTTAACCGCTGGCCGAATGTGTCGTCGCAATTTGGCATTCTCGACACCTGCGGCTTTGCCAAGGACAATACCTATTACTACAAGGCCTGGTGGGGCAGCGAAGCTGTGCTGCATCTCTTCCCGCATTGGAATTGGACGGTAGGGCAGAAGGTCAATGTCTGGTGCCACTCCAATCTCGATATGGTCGAGCTGTTCTTGAATGGCACCAGCCTCGGCCAGCGCAAGGTCGAGCCCTTAAAGCATGTCGAATGGGATGTGGTCTTTGCGCCCGGCAAGCTGGAAGCGCGCGGCTATAAGAATGGCCAGCTCGTCTTAACGGCGGTGCGTGAAACGGCGGGCGCCCCCGCCCAGATCCGGCTCTCTTGTGACCGGCAGGCGCTGAAGGGCGATCGCGCCGATGCCGCCATGGTGGCGGTGGAAATCCTCGATGCCCAGGGGCGTTTGGTGCCCGATGCCAATAATCTGGTGCGTTTCAAGGTAGAGGGCGCCGGAGCTGTGATCGGTGTCGGCAATGGTGATCCGCGTAGCCATGAAGCCGATAAGGCCGACAGCCGCGCGGCTTTCAACGGGCTCTGCGCGGCGGTGGTGCAGGCAGGGGTTGCTGCGGGCGCATTGCGGATCGAAGCGTCGTCGCCGGGTCTTCAATCCGCCTCTCTGTCGCTGAATGTTCAGCCGGTGCCGCCGCGCCCGTCGCTGTAATCAAAGCTGGCGCCGGAGGCTGAAACGGTCTTCGGCGCCGCTGGTTATTTATAGGCGGCCTTGGCGTAATCGAGGCGCTTCCAGCGCATTGCCTTTGAAATCGAAGGTTCGCACTATACATCTGTAATTAAGTCTTGGCCGCGATTTCTAGTCTTAGGATGTAGCCTTGCTGCCACGTTCGGGAAGATTGGTGCGCTAGGGGTAAGCGTTGCCATCGCGGCAAAGGCCTAAATCCTCCAGGTGCCACCATTTTCTACCGTTTCCAACCCACTCGAAAATGCTCTAGAACCAGCGCAAGTTCGCCATTTGAAGCGGATAACGGGGAAGAACGGTGCTGTCGCTCGGGTGCATGCAGCCACAAGACCGCGTCAGGGTCGCCAACACGCTGGGAGAATGCGTGTTGTGGGATGGCCGCGCCCTGTGGTGGACCGATATCGACAGCCGGGTGCTCTACCATTTGGAGTGGTCCAGCGGCCGCCTGCGCCAGATTCCCACGCCCGCGCGCCTCGCCAGTTTCGGCTTGATCGCCGGGCAGCGCGAGTTTGTCGCCGCCTTTGATGATGGCTTTGCGCTGTTCGATCCCGAAACCGGCCTGCGCGGTCCGCTTCTCGTGCCCGAAGGCCTCTCTCCTGGCCTGCGTATGAATGACGGGCGGGTGGATCGCCAGGGGCGGTTCTGGAGCGGCTCCATGGTGATGGATCCGAACGGAAAATCGGTGGCGATGCTCTATTCGATGGGCGAGGCGGGCTTGCGCCGCCACGCCGATGGCATTGCGATCTCCAATGGTCTGGCGTTCAGCCCTGAAGGCGACCGCATGTATTTCGCAGATTCCCGCCGTGGGATGATCTGGCAATATGCGGTCGATGCTGAGAGCGGCACGCTTGGCAAACGCAGCTTTTTCGCCGAGGCCCAACATGGCGGCGAGCCGGATGGGGCCTGCGTGGATGAGGATGGCTGCTTGTGGATCGCGGTCTGGGGCGCCTCCGCCGTCATCCGCTACACGCCCGAAGGCCGCGTTGATCGGGTTTTGGAAGTCCCGGTGCGCCAGCCCACCTGTGTGACATTTGGCGGGCCTGACCTCGATCTTCTCTTTGTGACTAGTGCGAGCCTTGGGCTTGGTCCCTGCG encodes:
- the galK gene encoding galactokinase: MTSFTASAPARANLIGEHTDYAPNGGHVLPTPLPFHTTVTIEPNGTDRFTFVSEKFPGKVEERGLEEAARGGHWTDYILGVLRVCSTKVKVPGLKISVTSDVPIGCGISSSAALCVAVARAVKALTGASWDDVEIALIAYEAEHDYVGVPCGKMDQFASSVGREGQALLLDTRTLEFRNVAMPEGVTLMLVECGHRHDLAKGDGHKERIDRFHQCEEACEKLGVKVLAELDYKDLPRLEALRPIVAQRARHAITENRRVLEMVEAIEKGDHARQAELLAQSHISQRDDFEVSIPAIDALVESSWEFGVRAARLCGGGFGGAIIALVPNEKVDAWWEFVSKQNPNAGLITTSALSKGKNEHAA
- the galA gene encoding beta-galactosidase GalA, with the translated sequence MGLTRRDAIKAGATAAVAAPMVSKSGEAAETKPPAAASRPDAKVRETLLLDFDWHFHFGHAADPAKDFGFGADLDTFAKAGSGVTSAADPDLKLADWKALNLPHDWVVELPFVPSANPPPEPAEDVRAYHGFKPVGRQFPETSIGWYRKSFELPKSDLGKRLVLQFDGVFRAATVILNGYVVGSNASGYRSFTLDVTDFANYGGKNVLVLRVDASLGEGWFYEGAGIYRHVWLHKLAPLHIAPWGVWAKSSLSGNSAAVTLATDLVNDGPATKARIVSTITGPDGRVVTTLKSPELTLHAGEKRTVSQFVSMPQPKLWSPEDPALYHLRTEIEMKGKVIDDQITSFGVRSIRFDAEKGFFLNGKPVKIKGTCNHQDHAGVGSAIPDSLLDWRIQKLKEFGSNAYRSSHNPATPELLDACDRLGMLVMAETRRMSSDEESLADLAAMIRRDRNHPSIIMWSIGNEEPQQTTERGARIAFTMKEVCNALDPTRPITAAMNGVASWGKGICAALDVMGANYHIENLPEFHQRMPQKPLIGSETASTVSTRGVYVRDPKSGYCVAYDTEFPSWASSAETWMRAAMTHSYISGGFVWTGFDYRGEPTPFNRWPNVSSQFGILDTCGFAKDNTYYYKAWWGSEAVLHLFPHWNWTVGQKVNVWCHSNLDMVELFLNGTSLGQRKVEPLKHVEWDVVFAPGKLEARGYKNGQLVLTAVRETAGAPAQIRLSCDRQALKGDRADAAMVAVEILDAQGRLVPDANNLVRFKVEGAGAVIGVGNGDPRSHEADKADSRAAFNGLCAAVVQAGVAAGALRIEASSPGLQSASLSLNVQPVPPRPSL
- the galT gene encoding galactose-1-phosphate uridylyltransferase; the encoded protein is MSGQDSQKTPVKPTTFRMPDGRSFYLYGDFEGAPEWPWLEGSTDRSFSHRRWHALRREWVVYSAHRQSRTYKPPADFCPFCPGVANGEVPLKDFSIAVFDNRFSSLQKDAPQPAPITGLEDLPVASAVGNCEVIIYSSDHKASMASLPLARRELLVRAWGDRIRSLLDIPEMQAVLPFENRGEEAGVTLHHPHGQIYAFSYLPPVINAMAQSFKEGFDLCALTGKKDYVVADAEHAAMLVPPFTRFPYELWVVPKRRCPSPDKLSDAEVRDVAELLARAANTYDAFFGRTCPYVMLVYAAPKGFEDVFPFHIQFQPLLRSPTKMKFVAGVEVGAGSFLVDILPETAAQHLREVEV
- a CDS encoding SMP-30/gluconolactonase/LRE family protein, with product MQPQDRVRVANTLGECVLWDGRALWWTDIDSRVLYHLEWSSGRLRQIPTPARLASFGLIAGQREFVAAFDDGFALFDPETGLRGPLLVPEGLSPGLRMNDGRVDRQGRFWSGSMVMDPNGKSVAMLYSMGEAGLRRHADGIAISNGLAFSPEGDRMYFADSRRGMIWQYAVDAESGTLGKRSFFAEAQHGGEPDGACVDEDGCLWIAVWGASAVIRYTPEGRVDRVLEVPVRQPTCVTFGGPDLDLLFVTSASLGLGPCETGAGDVLVYNVGVKGLAESRCNAEAWPNFA
- the galE gene encoding UDP-glucose 4-epimerase GalE; its protein translation is MSTQPDTILISGGAGYIGSHVTHALNEAGFTTVVVDSLVKGNRFAAEKASHFRQGDIGDAAFIAAVCDEFKPAAALHFAAFIEVGESVQKPDMYFENNRDKAVVFFKTMASKGVGKVVFSSTAAVYGEPEIVPITEDSPWKPINPYGQSKLEAEMALREIAGVRSATLRYFNVAGGAPEAGLGETHVPETHLLPRLLLPLLDMPAEIQTGLGLKSGFKVFGTDYPTRDGTAVRDYIHVMDLADAHVLALKYLLAGGKTEIFNLGSGEGYSVNEIVAAARKVLSRPDYQPGTAPRRAGDPATLVADSTKARSVLGWAPHRGLEEMLSSAATWHQTETYINTIRQKVS